The following nucleotide sequence is from candidate division WOR-3 bacterium.
CTCAAGATTGTCGCCGACAAGTCTTCGGCACACGTATCGAGAACGGTCTGTCTGACCCCTTGCCAAGTAGCGAACGGCAAGAAGACCTTCTCGTTGAACTCGGTCAAAGGACCGTAATAAGGATTCAGACTCTCCAGATGTTCCGCGTTGACCAAGGGGATTACCATCGGCCTGACACGGAGCAGCTTAGACATCCCTAGGGCATAGACGTACTGTCTCAGAAGTTGATACACGTCTCGCCACCGCTCGATGCTGCTGAGCTCTCCAAAGCCACACTCGATGTACGTCCTAAACCTCTTCTCCGCGCCATTTCCTTGCGCCCGCCAAGGGGATAGCCTGCCGCTTACGTTGAGCTTACACTCTATGAAGGCAACTTCGTTTTCGGTTACGACAACCAGGTCGGGTTCAGTCATGGTCCCCCTGTGGCGGCCGTCGAAGGCTCGGATTAGGCAGCTCAGGTACTGCTGACATTCTGAACCTGATTCCACGTCACAGCCCCAGAATAGCACAGTTCTAACTACCGCCGATAGCCCGCAGGCTTTTTGAATCGCAACTAGCCCATCGGAGCCAGCCTTCTGAAGGGTCCGAAAGACGTTCCAGGTTAGTGCGTCCTCACTCCACGGCTGCGCCAGATACGCTCGGCCACCATACCCCGCCTTCCAGTGACTGGCATCAGAATAGCGGTCTCGCCAAGCCTTCTGAATGAGAACCGGATTGTCCTTGTCAATAATCAGGTTAGGCCTGTAGTCCAACCTCTGTATCTCCTGCCTTAGGTCGTTCATCATCCCCCACCACCTTCTGGTTGCCTGACATCTCGTGGAAAGGTTACTGGCTTTAGTTCCGTCACGGCGGGGCGTTAGCGCCGACCCGGTGTCTTTCTCCACACCTAACTTCTACTCCAATTCCGCCGCGGGTCAAGCAGAGAAAGGATTCCAGGGGTCGAGAGTCGGAGTGTAAGAAGAGGAAGGAAGCGGTCGAAGCAGACATCTGTCGACGACTGGCCATCATCTGCCAGCAAGTGGCAAGACACGAGCCCCTGTTGTCCTCTACCCTGAAATCTCGGCCTTGGCAACCGAATTTTCAACCCTGCTCTCATTTACGCCTGGCGTTCAGTGCTCCAGGTTCAGAATCATCTTCGGTGCGCCTGTCATAACTCCCAATCAGCATTGTGCCCCTTTCCCAGACGCATTGTCGAACTCAACCACGGCAAGATTGAGATAGAAAGCACCCCGGCCAAAGGCACCCTCTTTACCATCTTCCTGCCGGCATTTTCACCAGCCTGATGAAGCCAAGTTTTGTCTTTCTATACGTATCAAAAATCCCGGACAGCACGTCTAAGAAGTCCCTTACGGCAGAAGTGCAGGTTTAGTAGGAAGTTGAGTTTCTTGAAAGCTTTCTTGAGCTGGTTGCGCTGGCCGCGCCAGCCGTGGCCGTCCGTGACCCAGATGAATCCCATGCCGTACCTGGCCAACTCCTCTTGTCGCAGAATATAGGAATCTACTATTTCCTGCGGCTTCGAGCCGGTGCCGGTGTAGAAGTTTACCTCAATATTCACCATCCGGCCGCCACGTCTCACCAACAAGAAATCGGCTTTCCTGTCAGCTAGCGGGCTGGGTGGGTTAATGCCATGACTGTACTTGAGTGCGCCAAACTTTTTTTGGTACAGGACATCAACTGTGTCTGACCTCAGCGCATACACCAGCGGTTTGAGAGCAAGTTCCATGGCAGCGCCACCCCGGTTCTTGCGTGCGTGCGTATCCAACCCTACTTCAACGCCCATTGCGTAATCCTGAATGCTGCGACTGCTCAGTTCTTGGAAGAAACGAGCGAGCCCAGTTTTGGCAAAAAGAGATACAAAGGAAACTCGTTCGGCTCCGGTCAATCTTCGGGGGGTGAAGTCGTAGTATGCTATATCAGAGTCCTCGATCTGGAAATCCTCAATAACCTTGAGGTCAGTCCCACGCAGGGCCAGAAGAACAGGTATGGCAGAGATAACTTGGGGGTACTTAGTCAGTATGTCTTCAAGTTCGCGGTCAAAGTTCCTGCTGCCGATGAGACTGTTCAGTATGTTGAGTTCCACCTTGTGTGCTAGGACTTGACGTTCTACTTTGTCCCAGTCCACAAAGAAGCGGTGGTCGCGGTTTGTGTCGACCAGGGTATCTAGGAATAGCTGAAGTGCGGAGTCTAGATTCCTGATTCCAAGTGTGCCGGCATAAGCCTCCATCCTCATTTCACCACCGTCATAGTAGACTGTTGTCGGGGGTGCGGCTGATGCTTTGCGAATAGGCCGAACTCCTGCCTCATGTCTTCAAGCCGCTTGATGGCAACTTCAACATAGGACCGCTCCAGTTCAATTCCCAATCCTTTGCGGCCGAGTCGCCCGGCAGCCACCAGTGTCGTACCCGACCCAAGAAATGGATCAAGAACCAAATCACCTTCTCTGGTTGAAGCGAGGATTATGCGCTCCAGCAATGCCACAGGTTTCTGCGTCGGATGCTTTCCGCACTTCTTCTCGTCTGCCTTGGGCGGCAGGATGTTCCACACGTACTCGGATTCAGGAGGTGGAAACGTCCAAACACTTCTCACCTGCTTGCCGTTATTCAACGCTCTGAGCAGTTTGTAGTTGAAGTAGTGTCTGCTTTTCTCGTTCTTCGCAGCCCAGATGATAGTCTCGCTGGCATGGGTAAAATAGCGGCAAGAAAGATTGGGAGGCGGATTGGGTTTTACCCAGACAATATCATTCAGAAGCCTATATCCTAACTGCTGCATAGCGAAGCCGACAGAGTGGATTACATGAGCAGTGCCCGAAACCCATATGGTTCCATTCGATTTCAACGTGCGCTGGCAGCGTCCGAGCCACTCGAGGTTGAAGTTGTGGTTCGACTCGTGACCTTTGCTCTTGTCCCAGTCACCCTTGTTTACGGAGACCATCCTGCCGGCGTGGCAGGTGATGCCACCGTTGCTGAGGAAGTAGGGCGGGTCGGCGAAAATCATGTCAAAGACCCCCTCCGGGTAACGAACGGCAATTCGGTCAAGCATCGTGAGACAGTCGGCATGATACAGCCAGATGCCATGCTCTGGGTCAGCCCAGGCTAGCCTGATAGGCGACTCCACATCAACCCGGGCCCCGGTGTTCTGCGCTGTTTCCTTGGCCATGAATTCGCCGACTTTCTCCGATGAGAGGTCTATCCCGAAGGGGTTATCAGGCGTGACAGGAAATTCGGGGCGAGTTGTTCCACTTCTTGTCTTTGCCACGCAGTAATGTAGTAGGGCGAGCGGCTTGTGTCAAGCTGCTGACCGAGGAGGTATTCCACAAGTGGTGCGAAGAAGCGAGTACTGGAGCGAAGGTTCGAGTTTTGACAGCGTGCCACACCTGGGTTATTGTGCTACAGTACCTGAGGAGGCAAAATGAGAAGTACAGGAATAATGCTGTTTGTGCTTGTCGGCTTGACGCTGGGCCGGGTGATTCTGGTGCCGGATTCGGCCGCAACAATTCAGACCGGGCTCGGACTGGCCAGGTCCGGCGATACAGTGCTCGTGAAGCCTGGAGTCTATGCCGAGCAGATCGTCTGGCCTGCAACCGATGGGATCAAGTTGTATTCGACCGACGGGCCAGAATCAACCGTGGTTGACGGTCAGTACGCGGGTACGTGCCTGACGATGAGCTTTTCCGGCCTGACCCGAGAAACCGAGGTGAGGGGTTTTACTTTCAAGAACGGATACAGCGCAGGAGGTGGTGCGGCCGGGATTTCCTGTGCCGGCAGTGCGACCATCCGGGGCAACCGGGTGACGCGGTGCCGGGGCGTAGGTATGTACCTGTCCAGTTACTCGTCCGGTTTCAGTCCACTTGTCATCGGTAATGAGATTGACGGGTGTGTTAAGGAGATTGAGAATTGGAACTACGGCGCAGGGCTGTACATCAGCGCCGGGCCTGGTTCCTACCCGGAAATCTGCTATAACTATATCCACCACGACACCCTACGCAATAGTGCGCGTAACTACGGGGCCGGCGTGTTCTGCGATGCGGACGCGCTCATCTATCAGAATACGATTGCGGCCAATGTCGCGTGCTCAGATACCGGCACCGCCTGTCGGGCGTACGGTGGAGGCATATTCGTAGATTCGGACCAGCAGCCGGTCATCTTCAATAACCTTATCGTCAATAACCGGTGCGCGACCGATGCTTGGAAGTACGGTGCAGGTATCAGACTGTACCTACACTGCCGGCCGATAATCATCAATAACACCATTGTCGGGAACGTCTGCGAGGGGCCGCACATGTGGTCGAACGGTGGCGGTCTCTACTCGGACATGCGCTGCACCACGTATGTGAAGAACAACGTCTTTGCCAATAACCAGGCAACCTCAGGCTCAGCCATCTACAACTACACATCGAGCCAGAACGGCGAAGTTATCTCGCGGTACAACGACTACTATAACAATACACTTGTCGGCTGCTCGATGGGCCCGGGTGACATCACTCAAGACCCCTTGTTCGTTTCTGGTCGGCTCGGCGAGTACTATCTGTCGCAGACTGCGGCTGGCCAGCCGGTGCAGAGTCCGTGTGTGGATGCTGGGGACACGCTGGACATGAAGACGCCGTTGAATCTCGACTCGCTCTTGCGTTCGTGGACCACGCGGACTGACTCAGTACTTGATGTTGGAGTTCTGGATATGGGCTACCACTATCCGACGAATCCCATGGTCGGACAGGTAGAAAGAGGCCTGATGCCCTGCACTCTGCATCATGCGCTCGAGGTTTGTCCGAATCCTTTTCGCAGCCGGACCGCTATCCAGGTACCAGCGACCGCCGGTTGCCCAGAGCTGAGAATCTACTCTTCTGATGGCCGGCTGGTACGTTCGTTTTCGGTGCCCAACGTGGAGCGTCCAGCGTATGTCGCATTGTGGGACGGACTTGACAATTTGGGTCAGCCGGTGGCTGCGGGCGTGTACTATTGTTCTCTGGCTGATTCAGGTCATGGACCGGCACTGCCGGTATTGCGGCTCCGCTAGCGTTCGGTCCAATCTGGTCCGCTTGCCAGTTTCCTTCAGATGACCGGTGGTGACCGGCCGAGTGTCGGCCAAGCTCAGGTATCTTATCCTGGTGAAATCCGGGTCCAGCCTGTCATCGAGAAGTGGCCACGGCGTGCTTGGTGCGAATTGACAGAGGGCGCGCAGGCGGATATTGGCCGGGACTTGCCTGCTTAGCGGCCGACTCACAGCAAGGTTGATTCTGGTTCTCAATCCTTGTCTGAGTCGGAACTTGAACCTCAGCCTGTGTCGGCGTCTGACGTGTTGGCTGAGACCAGGTCTGAAGTTCCGGCTGAGTGTTCCTCTGAGTCTCAAGTTTAGCTCTGGTCTGAGGCGGGTTCTGAATAGCCGACTCAGTTTCCGATTCAGGTCAAGGCTGAGACCGGAGTTCACGTGTCAGGTCAAGTCGGAGCTCACGGTCCGGCAGAGTTTCCGTCTGAGCCCGGTCTTGAGACCCAGAGTCACTCCCGGGGTGACTGGGTGACCCCGGTATCCGATGGCGAGCCACATGCGTCTTTCACCCTAACCAATTATGGACCCAAAGGTTGCGGTTCTCGGGTCAGGACGATGTCACATTTGGATCGCGCTATGCATCTCATTTATTAGAGACAGGGGAATAAGGGCAGGGAGTAGGTTGCCGAGAACGTCTTGAGCTGCCAGTAACCGAAAGGAGGTGAGTAACATGGCAGATATGACACAGCGTATTGAGGCATGGGATCTGAAGTACGATACCGAGAGGGTGAAGGCGATACTTGACGCCAAGCGGCAACGCATGCTGGAGCACTACGTTGCAGCCACGGTCGAGGTGTGCGAGATGGAGGCGCAGACCAGGCAGGTGCTCAACCAGGCTGGCGTGCATACTGCCCTGTATGTGCCTTATCTCGATTATGCCAGGCAGTTGTATCGTCTCTCGCGCGTGCGTCAGGTTTCTGGAAACAGCTTTGCTCTTGCCGCACAGGTCCTGTTGGACAAGTGGGCGGCACGGGGTCTGAACCCGGAGGTGCTGGCGACCATCCGAACCCAGGTTTTCGACATAGCTGCACCGATACCGTAGGCTGATGGTTCAAGAGTTCCGGGTATAGATAGCCAGGTGCGGGTCAGACGTACCGGGATGGGTGGTACAAGCAGACCACCTAACTCATGCTGTTTCCTGTTATCTTGCTATCACCACCCTGCTGGGGGAAACCAAGTTTTTGGGGACGCCGCGTACAGGCCGACACATGAAGTAAACGCCCGGGGGAATGCTGGTTACGTCGTTATCGCCAGGCACGAGCGATACAACCCTGCGACCAATCGGATCAAGCAAATCCATCTCGGATTCTGTGTCCTTTGTTCTGCTTATTCGTAGCATTCCGCGCACTACGGACGGATTGAGTTTCATCACTCCGGGTCCAGCTTCGGCCCGCTCTTCGGCTCCCACCGGTGGCAGGCGCACCTCGACCGAGTCCATCGAAGGATGTCCCTTGATCGAATCGCCAAAACAGTAGCGGAAGTTCCAGTTGCTAGTATCACCCTGCAGGTAGCGCTCAAAATATGCGGTCATGTGTCGGCGAATAATAAGCTGATGCTGCTCACGCGTAATCTGAGAAGTTCCGCCGTTCTCCCAGAAATAGGAGTAGTCCATCACGTAGCCGTGATTTGCCCCACGGATGACTGCAAACGTACCTGGTGGTGGAGCTGAATCCCAGTACGCTTGCCGCACGTCGCGCCACGGCGCGGTATTATCCACCCCGCCGGCCAAAACCAACTTCGGCACGCGGATGTTTGCCGAACGAGTCGCCGGATCTGTCTGCGGACTGTGAATCGCAACTGCAGCCCGAAGCGTATCGGCCAAGCCAAAAAGGTCTGCGGCCAGCATCGAGAGCCCACCGCCCATCGAATGGCCGGCAAAACCCCAGTTCCAACGATCCAGTTTGCGATAGAAACGGTCGCCGACAATCGTGTCCCGGGCTGAAACCCAGCGGGCCGCGTCCACCATCAGCCGGGCTCGCTTGTCGTGCTCGGGATTGATGAGGGGGTTAGAAATCGTCGGCAGGCAGACGACATAGCCCCAGCTTGCAAGATGCTGGGCATAGGAATAGTACCGGTCAATACCCATCTGCCATCCATGCCCGAAAACAACGATTGGCGCAGGTACCGCACTCTGAGGAAACACGCCGGAAGAATCCGGATAGTAAATGCGCGAGCCGGACATTATCTCGGTAGTACCCGGGATGTCCTCAATACGATACGCGGTCGAAAACCGGCCCGCAGCACCGTAATTCGGAGTCTGGGCAAGAACAGATGAAACAGCCAGAATGAAAGATACGGCTGAAATGTGTTTCATAACTAATTAGACCTAATTACTTGCGTACTGTTTTCAAACTACACCCTCACCTTGCAACAATGACCTTGTTGACCAGCCGACCCTGAGCTTCTGGGGCGCTAACGAAATACACTCCCGGCACAAGCCGGCTAACGTCATTCGGACCGGGTATAAGTTCCATCATCTTCCGGCCAGTGGCGTCGAGCAACACGGGCTTGGGACGCAATCCCGACTCCTTGGCGGGAATCGGATTATGTCCCGCTCCGGCCAGCCACAGCACACCACGGACGATGGTCGGCACACAGCTCGACCTCTGCGCTTCTGCGTTCGCCTTTTCCGTAACCGCTCCAGCTGAACCGTACGCGAGTGTCAGGTAGTCCAGACCATTGGTATCATTGTCGGTTCGCCCGCCGACATACACCATCCCCTGACGGCTGAGGGTTATGACATAGGCTTCGGCCTCGTCAAAATCGCTGGCGAATCGCTCAACCCACTGCTGATTGCCAGCCGAGTCATATTTGACGGTTACGGCGCACCAGTACCCACTCAAGTTCACACCTTCACCGCACACATAGACATCGGCCTCCGCACCCAAGGCAATCCCCTTGGCTCGGTCGCGCTGGTGCGGTCCGATGAAACGGGCGACCCAGCGCTGTTCGCCGCTTGGCGAGTACTTGACGGTTACGTAGTTGGAACGATACGGGTCAAAAAGGGCGGTCCCAGTTACGTAGACATTGCCGGCGGCGTCAAGTGCGAGACCTGCGACATAGTCGGAGCGATTGCCCGGGCCGTTGTAGCGCCGGGTCCAGAGCGTATCGCCGGTCGGGCTGTACTTGACTATGAGATAGTCCCCAACGGTGAGCGTATCGAAGGCATAGCCGGCGACAATGACGTTGCCCTGACCGTCGGTTGCAATTTCCTCCCCATCTAACCATGTGCCCGCTGGTCCAGCATAGACATTAGCCCAGAGCGACTCGCCACTAGGTCCAACCTTCCAGGTCACGAGAGCACGGTCGACGCCGCCAAGTTCAGCATAGCCGGTCACATAGATGTTGTCTTGTCCGTCAACTGCGAGTGCCTGTGATAGGTCGTCGTAGCCACCGTCGTATCTAAACACCCAAACCTCGTTACCGTTCGGGTCGTACTTCACCACCACATAATCAAGGTCGTTTAGCCAGCCAGCCTGCCCGGTTACATAACTGTTGCCTGCCGAATCCACGGCAAGGCACGATGGCCGGTCACGGTCGCCAAGGTCATACACTGCCGTCCAGAGCAACTCGCCCGCTGCCGAGTACTTAATGGTCACCCAGTCGCCATATTCCGATGTAGAGCCGCCCAGATAGCCGGTGACGATGATGTTGCCTGCCCGGTCTACCGCCAGCGCAGTGGCTCCATCCAGCCCGGAACCAGGGTTAAAATGTCGGAGCCAAGCTGTGTCGCCGTTCGGGCGATACTTGATGGTTACGAACTCATCGTCATATCTACTGAGTCCGCTGAAACCGGATACTATGACGTTGCCCGAGTCATCCACGCCGATGGCGTGGATCTCATCGAAATCGTTATACGGTCCATTGTAGGTCCTGACCCAGAGCGGGTCGGCGAAGGCTAACCAGCCCAAAAAGCCAAAGATGCAGAGCAGAATCTGAAATCTCATCGCTCCTCCTATCTGGTCACAATAACCTTGAAGATCGGCGCATTACCATTGGCGACTGCCGAATGAACAAAGTAAACCCCCGGCGCAAGACGCGACACATCGTTCTCGCCCGGCGCAAGCTCCATTACCTTGCGGCCGGTAGCATCAAGCAGAACGGGTGATGTACCGTACGTAACGCCGGAAGCTTCGGGCAGGAGCAAAGTTCTGCGGGCGATGGTGGCTATCGGCTGGGAACTACTTGACGTCGGCCGTCGGCCTTCTTCAATCCCGTAGAACGGGTAGATGCCGGCCCAGATGCGCATCGTCTCGACCGGATAGCCGCGCAGCACATCAACAAAGCCGGAATAGACAACCATCACCTGATTTCCCGGCCCAAGCGCAACCGCGGGTGTCTGCTGACACTCAGGGCCGGCAAATACCGGAAAGGAATCAAGGACGGCACCCTGCGAGCTTATCCGGGCACCCCACAGGTCGGCATTTGAGTAGTTCTTGTTCTGCCAAACCACGAAATAGCTGGTTCCGTCAAAGACCATCTGCAGCGGGTCTTCGTAGTTATCCGGACACCAGCCCAATGGAATGCCTGCGGTGTCAAGGACGATTCCCGCTTGCGAAACCCGGGCGTAGTAGTAATAAGGGCGGTATGGTGTATCGCGCTCGTCCTGCCAGGCGACAAGCCAGTTGGTCCCGTCGAATGCTACCGATGGCGCGCTTTGACTCCTTGGCGCCGTGGAAATCGGAATACCGGCAGAGTCAAGAACCGTGCCATCAGGAGCAATCCTTGCGCCGTAGATGTCGTAGGCAGTGTTGCTACGAAACTCGCTCCAGACCGCCAGATAGTTTGTGGCTCCAAACGCAAGTGCGGGCATATCCTGCTCCTGAGGCGTCATTGATACAGGGATCGGCACACTGTCCCGCGGCACACCGTCCGGCCCGATGCGCGAACCAACGATGTTCCATTCCTGGCCCGGATATTTCATTGCGGCCACCACCAGCCAGTTGGTGCCATCAAACGCTACTGCCGGTGGTTGGGCGTCATAACCCCATAGGCGAGTATTAATTCCCAAAGTATCAAGAACAGCTCCCTGCGGTGTAATCCGCGTTCCTGATATTTCATAGTAACCGCCCGAGCGCTCGGCCCAGCATACCAGATGGCTGCTATTGCCGAATGCGACACACGGCGGACCAAGCGACAAATAATGTTCGGCAACCCGGAACCCGCCTGGGTCAAGAACCGCACCGGTCGGACTCACCCGCGCGCCATACACACTCCACCAGCCTTCCCAACGGCGGTCGTCTCTCCAGACAACAAGGTAGTTGCCACCGCCAAAGGAAACGGCCGGCTCCCGCTGTTCATAATCATGCAACTCGCCACAGACAGGCACGTCCACAGTGTCCAGCAACTGACCAGCGGAACTTAGCCGATTGCAGAAAATGTCCGGGTTGTCGGTGTTTCTGTAATCCTGCCAGGCGACAAGCAGGTTTGAGTTACCCGGTGCAATCGCCGGCCAGCACTGCTCCTCGTACGCCTGCGTAACAACCAAGCCCTCGGGGTCAAGCACCGTGCCGGAAGCCGTAACCCGGGAACATAGAAGGTCACACTCCTCGCCGCCAGTTATGCTGTCGTCTTCCCAGACGACAATGTACTGACTTCCGGTATAAGCCACACACGGATCGCCAGCCCAGAAATTCGGCGAAGGATGAATAGGCAGGCCCGCAGGATCGAGCACCGCACCGGCGCTGGAAACACGCGCACTATAGACGTCACCACTTCCATTCCGCTCGTCGCCCCAGACGATGAGATAGTTGGTACCGTCCGAGGCAAGCTTCGGCCGTTCCTGTGTCTCGGCCGCGCGTGAGACTGCGATACCTGAGGGATCGAGCACAACCCCCGCAGCCGTGACCCGGCAGGCGTAGACATCATCCCCGGTCGTTGCCTCGTTTCGCAAATCCTGCCAGGTAACGAGATAGCCGGTACCGCTCGACGCCACGCTGGGCCGCAGCTGAGGTTTTGCCGCAACCGCAACTGGGATGCCGGCGGTGTCAAGTACCTGGCCGCTGCCGGAAACCCGGGTACCATAGACATCCTCGTCGTTACCCGAATTCCGCTTGTCCTGCCACACCACGAAGAACTCCGAACCCAAGCTTGCAACAGCAGGATTCTCATCGGTCTGCTCTGACAACGAAATTCTGAACCCGTCCGGGTCCAGCACCACGCCCGCAGGACTCACCCGCGCCCCGTAGATGTCATAGGAGCGGTTGCGGGCATCCTGCCAGACCACCAGAAAGCAGGTACCATTGAACGCTACCCCTGGTCTGTAGCGATTATCTTCATCATCGGCGATGAGAATATTTGCGGAGTCAAGCAAGACTCCAGCAGCGCTGACCCGCGCTCCCCAGATTGCCTTACGCTCCCCGCGCTCGTCCTGCCAGACCACCAGCCAGTTATTACCATCAAAAGCCGCTGCCGGCAATTCCTGATTCTCCTGAGGCCGCACATAAGCAAGCCCAGAATCAAGCAACACCGGCGGAGCAGGAATACTCGCCAGCCCGACATCTGGCATAAACGCAAGCACGGATATGACAAGCAGAATCACGTTTTTCATGGGCTTCTCCTTCTATCTTGCCACGATTATCTTACACACCCCTTGGCCCCGAGTTTTCGACTGGTTTGCCTGCTGCAAGAAGTACACGCCCGGGGCAAGATGCCGGATGTCGTTCGGCCCGGG
It contains:
- a CDS encoding type II restriction endonuclease, with the protein product MRMEAYAGTLGIRNLDSALQLFLDTLVDTNRDHRFFVDWDKVERQVLAHKVELNILNSLIGSRNFDRELEDILTKYPQVISAIPVLLALRGTDLKVIEDFQIEDSDIAYYDFTPRRLTGAERVSFVSLFAKTGLARFFQELSSRSIQDYAMGVEVGLDTHARKNRGGAAMELALKPLVYALRSDTVDVLYQKKFGALKYSHGINPPSPLADRKADFLLVRRGGRMVNIEVNFYTGTGSKPQEIVDSYILRQEELARYGMGFIWVTDGHGWRGQRNQLKKAFKKLNFLLNLHFCRKGLLRRAVRDF
- a CDS encoding site-specific DNA-methyltransferase produces the protein MAKTRSGTTRPEFPVTPDNPFGIDLSSEKVGEFMAKETAQNTGARVDVESPIRLAWADPEHGIWLYHADCLTMLDRIAVRYPEGVFDMIFADPPYFLSNGGITCHAGRMVSVNKGDWDKSKGHESNHNFNLEWLGRCQRTLKSNGTIWVSGTAHVIHSVGFAMQQLGYRLLNDIVWVKPNPPPNLSCRYFTHASETIIWAAKNEKSRHYFNYKLLRALNNGKQVRSVWTFPPPESEYVWNILPPKADEKKCGKHPTQKPVALLERIILASTREGDLVLDPFLGSGTTLVAAGRLGRKGLGIELERSYVEVAIKRLEDMRQEFGLFAKHQPHPRQQSTMTVVK
- a CDS encoding right-handed parallel beta-helix repeat-containing protein encodes the protein MRSTGIMLFVLVGLTLGRVILVPDSAATIQTGLGLARSGDTVLVKPGVYAEQIVWPATDGIKLYSTDGPESTVVDGQYAGTCLTMSFSGLTRETEVRGFTFKNGYSAGGGAAGISCAGSATIRGNRVTRCRGVGMYLSSYSSGFSPLVIGNEIDGCVKEIENWNYGAGLYISAGPGSYPEICYNYIHHDTLRNSARNYGAGVFCDADALIYQNTIAANVACSDTGTACRAYGGGIFVDSDQQPVIFNNLIVNNRCATDAWKYGAGIRLYLHCRPIIINNTIVGNVCEGPHMWSNGGGLYSDMRCTTYVKNNVFANNQATSGSAIYNYTSSQNGEVISRYNDYYNNTLVGCSMGPGDITQDPLFVSGRLGEYYLSQTAAGQPVQSPCVDAGDTLDMKTPLNLDSLLRSWTTRTDSVLDVGVLDMGYHYPTNPMVGQVERGLMPCTLHHALEVCPNPFRSRTAIQVPATAGCPELRIYSSDGRLVRSFSVPNVERPAYVALWDGLDNLGQPVAAGVYYCSLADSGHGPALPVLRLR
- a CDS encoding dienelactone hydrolase family protein, with protein sequence MKHISAVSFILAVSSVLAQTPNYGAAGRFSTAYRIEDIPGTTEIMSGSRIYYPDSSGVFPQSAVPAPIVVFGHGWQMGIDRYYSYAQHLASWGYVVCLPTISNPLINPEHDKRARLMVDAARWVSARDTIVGDRFYRKLDRWNWGFAGHSMGGGLSMLAADLFGLADTLRAAVAIHSPQTDPATRSANIRVPKLVLAGGVDNTAPWRDVRQAYWDSAPPPGTFAVIRGANHGYVMDYSYFWENGGTSQITREQHQLIIRRHMTAYFERYLQGDTSNWNFRYCFGDSIKGHPSMDSVEVRLPPVGAEERAEAGPGVMKLNPSVVRGMLRISRTKDTESEMDLLDPIGRRVVSLVPGDNDVTSIPPGVYFMCRPVRGVPKNLVSPSRVVIAR
- a CDS encoding SBBP repeat-containing protein, whose amino-acid sequence is MRFQILLCIFGFLGWLAFADPLWVRTYNGPYNDFDEIHAIGVDDSGNVIVSGFSGLSRYDDEFVTIKYRPNGDTAWLRHFNPGSGLDGATALAVDRAGNIIVTGYLGGSTSEYGDWVTIKYSAAGELLWTAVYDLGDRDRPSCLAVDSAGNSYVTGQAGWLNDLDYVVVKYDPNGNEVWVFRYDGGYDDLSQALAVDGQDNIYVTGYAELGGVDRALVTWKVGPSGESLWANVYAGPAGTWLDGEEIATDGQGNVIVAGYAFDTLTVGDYLIVKYSPTGDTLWTRRYNGPGNRSDYVAGLALDAAGNVYVTGTALFDPYRSNYVTVKYSPSGEQRWVARFIGPHQRDRAKGIALGAEADVYVCGEGVNLSGYWCAVTVKYDSAGNQQWVERFASDFDEAEAYVITLSRQGMVYVGGRTDNDTNGLDYLTLAYGSAGAVTEKANAEAQRSSCVPTIVRGVLWLAGAGHNPIPAKESGLRPKPVLLDATGRKMMELIPGPNDVSRLVPGVYFVSAPEAQGRLVNKVIVAR